A window of Rhizobium sp. CC-YZS058 genomic DNA:
GCTCTGGTTCTCATCGTCCTCATGACCTCAGCCTCGCACCCTTTGCACGCCACCGATCAGCCCTGCACCACGATGTCCCACCAAGGCATCGGCTTTATTGTCTGCCTGGCGGAGCCGGCGGCGGTGCGGGTGTTTCATGGGGATGAGGGCGGGCGGGCGTTTGGGGGGTTCGTGGCGCTGCGCGATGCGCTTCGGCGCGATCAGATGCGGCTGGTCATGGCGATGAACGGCGGCATGTATGAGGAGGATCTTTCGGCCGTGGGGCTTCTTGTCACCGGCGGCATCGAGAAGCACCCGCTGGCGACGGGCGAGGGCTGGGGGAACTTCTACCTGAAGCCAAATGGCGTCTTCGCGCTGGCGGACGGGCGGGCGATGGTGATGGAGACGGGGCGCTTTGTCGCTTCAGGTGTGGCGCCAGACGAGGCGACACAGTCGGGCCCGATGCTGGTGATCGACGGCGCAGTGCATCCGGCCTTCCTGCCGGAGGGCACCAGCCTGCAGCTTCGCAACGGCATCGGCGTCGACACGAAGGGAAAGGTTTATCTGGCGATCTCGCTTGCGCCCGTGCGGTTTTATGATTTCGCGACGCTGTTTCGCGACGAGCTCGACTGCCCGAACGCTCTGTTCCTCGACGGGCATATTTCCAGCCTCTACGCGCCGTCGCTCGGCCGCCTCGACACGCGGTACCCGATGGGCCCCATCATCGGCGTGGTCGAGCCGATGTGGCGCAGTGCCACGGCCGTCCCGGCGGCAGAGGAAGGGGCGTCGCCGTAGCCGTCCCGGTTCTCAGGCTTTGGGGAAGGCGCGGGCGAGGCCGCCGGATTTCTGCAGGCCGGCGCGAAAGGCGAGATAGGCGGGATGCTGGCTGGAGCGTGCGGCTTCCGTCAGCCGCATCTGCAGCCGGGCGGGCGCATGGCTGCCGATCCAGGAGCCGCGCTCCTCGAGCTTCATCGAGTTGAGAAACTTGGCCGCCGTTGCGAGATCGAGATAGCGCTGGACGCCATCGATCAGCAGATCGTCGCCCTCGGCGAAGTCCATGAGGCGGAGCAGTTCCGCCCGGTCGGCCTCGGTCAGTGCGGTGAGCTTCTCGGCGATCGTGTCTCGTGTGGTGCGGGCTGTGGCATGGCTGGTCATGAAGGCGGGTCCTCAGGGCTCATCAGACGGCATCAGGGGGGAAGAGGGGCGCCGCTGGCGGCGCGCGGGGCGCGCCGGCTCGGGCGATCTTCCGATCGCCCTTCTCATGCCATGCGAGGCTGAAGCCGAACTGGATTGTCTGCCGCGGGTCTTACGTGGAGCGGCGTCGGCGTTCGCGCGGGGCGCCGGTCGGGGTTTCGCCGGCCGTCTTGTTGCGCAGCGGGCCGATCCGCTCCACGATGGTGTCGAGCGTCGGGCGCGGGCCCGGCTGGTGGCTGTCCAGCGCCTGGCGCATGGCGGCCAGATGATCGCAGGACGTGCCGCAGCAGCCGCCGATGATCTTCGCCCCAGCATCGCGCGCCAGCCGCGCATAGTCGGCCATCAGCGGCGGGGTGCCAGAATAATGGATCTCCGAGCCACGGAATTCCGGGATGCCGCAATTGCCCTTGACGACGATGGTCGCCTGCGGATCGGCCTCCGTCATGTCGAGCAGCGAGGACAGGATGTCGGACGCGCCGACGCCGCAATTGGCCCCGACCGCAACCGGCCCGGCGCCGATATCGCGCGCGACACCATGGATGTCTTTCGGATGCAGGCCCATCATGGTCTTGCCGGCCGTGTCGAAGGAGCCCGTATAGACAAAGGGGAGGCCGACCTTGGTTGCCGCTTCGGCCGCCGCACGGATTTCCTCGGGCGAAGACATGGTTTCGATCCAGGCAAGGTCGGCGCCGCCCGCCATCAAGCCCTCGATCTGCTCGGCAAAGGCCGCCACCGCATCCTCATAGGTCAGAGCGCCGAGCGGCACCAGCAGCTCACCGGTCGGCCCGACCGAGCCGGCGACGATGACCGGACGCCCGGCCTTGTCGGCAACGGAACGCGCGATCTCGGCGGCCAGGCGGTTCAACTCCTGCACGCGGCCTTCGGCCTGATGCAGTTTCAGCCGGTGGCGCGTGCCGCCGAAGGAATTGGTAAGAATGATGTCGGCGCCGGCATCGACGAAGTCCTGATGCAGCTTGACGATCTTGTCCGGCTGCGCCTCGTTCCACAGTTCCGGCGCTTCACCGGCTTCCAGGCCCATGGCAAACAGCGAGGTGCCGGTTGCCCCATCGGCGAGCAGCACGCCCTTTTCCGACAGGAGGCGGGACAGGGGATCGGTGCGGTCGGTCATCGGGGCATCTCCTTGAAAGCTGGCTGAGATATAAAGACGCTTCCGCTGAATGCAACCGAGCGGCCCGCGGTGGCACGCCGTTCAGGGCAGGCTGCGCAAGGGCAGCTTCGCCATCAACATCAGGCCCGTTACCGCCAGGGCGGTCTGCAGCCACATGGGTTCCGCGCGGTTGAGGATGAAGCTCTCCATCATGCCGTTATAGGTCATGAACACGATGACCATGATGCAGAAATCGGCGAAGGGCCGGTTCACCTCCTGCTTCAGGGCACGCAGGTAATCGGCAAAGGGCTTGACGAAGAGGAGGGTGATGATCATCAGCCCACCGGGCACGCCGAAGGTGAGGACGACGTCGAGATAGGAGTTGTGGCCCGACACGATGCCGCGCACGTCCCAATTGGCCTCGAAGTCCTTCTCGAGCCCCTGAATGACCGGCGAAAGCCAGAAGCTCGCATAGCCATGCCCCACCCAGAAATGCTGCGGGATCGAGGCGCTGGCAAAGCGCCAGATGTCCGACCGGCCGGTGAAGGTGGGGTCCGGTAGGATCTCCTGGGTGAAGCGGTCGAAGCTTTCGAACCAGGTGGTGCCGATCGTGAGGCTGAAGATGATCAGCGTGAAGAGAGCGTGGCAGAGGATCATCAGCGAGGGCCGGCGCGTTGCCGATCCGATGGCCACAAGAAGCACGGCGACGGGCAGAAAACCGATGGTGGTCTTTGATCCCGTGTTGAGCACGAAAATGATGGCAAGCGCCGCAATGGCCGCGCCACGCCAGCGCAGACCGACGCGATAGGCATAAATCCCGAACATCGACAGGACGGAAAAGACCGGTGCACTGATGTTCTTGTGCATCAGATGCCCCTTCCAGTAGCCGGCATGCGTGGCCTCGAGACCGACATTGAGGTGGATGGAGCGGGAGGGGGCAACGACGAGGGCGATATAGTCGATGACGAGCAGGAGAAGGACGGCGTTGGCGCTGGCATTCGCAAAGTCGCGTTCGCTGCGTGGCAGGACAAGAACTGCGGCGACCAGGATCAGCACCACGAGGCTGAGCATAAGGCCGCGCGTCGCGGAAGCCGGGTTCCAGGATTGCAGGCAGGACAGGAAGGCGATGGCGAAAATGATGGCCCAGCTCGGCGAGAGCAGGGTTTTCAGGACCTGCCGGTCGCACAGCGCGAGCATGGCGCCGAGATAGAGGCCGCCGAGGCCGAGATAGCCGACCTGGTTGATGATGTTGGCGGTGTCGAGCGAGATGTCGCTCTCCGTGTCGAGGATCGGGAAGGGCTGCAGCGTCAGCAGGATGACGAACAGGCCGAAGCCGGACAGGAAGGCTGCGAGCGGCCGCTTGGCACGGGCGACGAAAGCGGCGCCGGCCTGCCCGGGAGCCTCGTCGAGGAGGCTTGCGAAGGGGATGATCGACATGGTGCTGCGCACGCCCGGTTGCTGCCCCCGCCGCAGAGCGCGGGAGACCGGCGGCAGAATGGCAAGTCGGCGTTAAGGCGAGGTGAAAGGCGCGTGCGCCGGCCTATTCGGCCAGCGCGGCCTTGATCTTCTCTGCGGCCTCGGGCGAGACCCAGGGGGTCCACAGGTCCGGCTGCGTGGTCAGCACATGGCGGGCGGCGTCTGCCGTGGTCGCCTTGCTCTCGTCCATCCAGGCGAGCAAGCCGTTGACGGTCGTGTTGTCCCAGGAGCGCGCCTTGATATAGCCGAGCGTTTCTGCGGCCTTATCGGCGAAATCGGATGTGGCGAGGGTATAGACGTCGGACACCGGATAGCCGTTGACCTGCGGGTCCGGGCAATCCGGCACGCTGGTGCAGCGCTCCCATTCGAGGCGGTCATGCCCGGTGCCGAAGCTGAGCTTGACCATGTCGAAGCGGCCGAGGCTCGGTGCCGGTGCCCAGTAATAGCCGAGCCAGCCGACCTTATTCTCGAAGGCCGCGGCGATCCCTTCCTCCAGGCCGGCGGAGGAGGCGGCCTCGACCAGATGGAAACCGTGCTCCTGTGCCTTTACCGCCTTGAACAGGTTGGCGGTGGAGATCTGGCAGGTCCAGCCGGTCGGGCAATTGTTGATAGCGCCGTGGCTCTGATCGGCGGGGTCCGGAAAGAGATCGGGATGGGCAAGCGCATCCTGGACGGTGCGGATCTCGGGATGGGCATCGGCGATATATTTCGGGATCCACCAGCCCTCGACGCCCCCGTCCTTGAGGATCTTGGCGCCCTCGATCAACCGGCCGTCCTTGAGCGCTGCAGCCAGGGGCTTGCGCACCGAATTGACCCAGAGTTCGGGCGCGAGGTCGGGCTGGCCGAGCTCGGTCATGGAGGTGAAGGTCGGGATGGTATCGCCCGGCACCAGCGTCACGCGGCAGCCATAGCCTTTTTCGAGGATGAAGGCGTCCAGATGCGCGGCAATGCCCGCAGATGCCCAGTTCATCTCGGCAATGCTGATCTCGCCGCAGGCGGCGGACGCAACGCAGGGTAGGGCGGCCAGGCCGGAGGCGAGTGACAGGGCGGCCAGCAGCGTCCTCATCTTCACCCTCAGCCTCCCATTTCGCTCCGGACGCCGGCGGAGCCCGAGCTCGACCATATCCTCTTGCCGCCAAGCTAGACGCTTGCCACGCAAATGCAACCGCCGATCCGGAACGCGCAAGCGCGGTTGATCGATGGCGCGAAAAAGATGCCGAAATCGTGATTGGTGCGGCTCGTGCTAACACTCCGGTAACCTGACGGGCAGTAGGAAGGTGCCGCGGCAGGGGGAACCCGACCCGGAGGTTGGATCCTGTTTTGCGTCCCAACCTCCTGCCGCGCCCTCCCTCTTCCATCGAACCCGCTTCCGGACGTCGCCATTCCGCGCGCCGCGTCGCAGATCGGCCTAGGCGCCCTGCGGCACGAATGCTAACGAGCGGCGATGACCAAGGCGATCATGCTCCAGGGGACGGGTTCGGATGTCGGCAAGACCGTGCTGGTCGCAGGCCTTTGCCGACTCGCCGCAAACCGGGGCCTCGCCGTTTCGCCGTTCAAGCCGCAGAACATGTCGAACAATGCTGCCGTCACAGCGGATGGCGGCGAGATCGGCCGGGCGCAGTGGCTGCAATCGCTGGCAGCCCGCGTGCCGCCCTCCGTCCACATGAATCCCGTGCTCCTGAAGCCTCAGTCGGAAACCGGCAGCCAGGTCGTCGTCCAGGGGCGCGTGGTCGGCGCCGCGCGCGGACGCGATTACCAGGCCCTGAAGCCGCAGCTGCTCGGTGCGGTTCTTCAAAGTTTCGAACAGGTCTCGGCCGGGCGCGATCTCGTGATCGTCGAGGGCGCCGGCTCGCCGGCGGAGATCAATCTGCGGGCGGGCGACATTGCCAATATGGGTTTTGCCCGGGCGGCGCAGGTGCCGGTCGTGCTCGTCGGCGATATCGACCGCGGCGGGGTCATTGCCTCGCTGGTCGGCACCCATGCCGTGCTCGACCCCGACGATCGGGCCATGGTCAGCGGTTACCTCATCAACAAGTTCCGCGGCGATGTCTCGCTGTTCGACGACGGCATTGCCGCCATCGGCCGGTTCACCGGCTGGCCCTGCTTCGGTGTCGTGCCCTGGCTGAAGCAGGCCGGTCGCCTGCCGGCCGAAGATTCGGTCGCGCTCGAAAAGCTTGCCTCCGGGCAGGACGCGCCGCTCACCATTGCCGTCCCGCTTCTGCCGCGCATCGCCAATTTCGATGATCTCGACCCGCTCGCAGCCGAGCCGATGGTCTCGCTCGTCTATGTTCGGTCCGGCGAGCGGCTGCCGGCCGATGCCTCGCTTGTCATCCTTCCCGGCTCGAAATCGACGATTACCGATCTCGAGGCCTTGCGTACAGAAGGCTGGGATCGCGATCTCGCCCAGCATATCCGACGCGGCGGCCGCATCATCGGCCTGTGCGGCGGCTACCAGATGCTCGGTCGCAGCATCGATGATCCCGACGGCATCGAAGGTGCGCCGCGGCGGGTCGAAGGGCTCGGCCTCCTTGAGATCGACACCGTGATGGCGCCCGAGAAAGTCTTGCGCAACAGCCGCGCCCGCTCGCTTGAGCACGATGTGGCGCTGGAGGGCTACGAGATCCATCTCGGCCGCACATCGGGCACCGACTGCCTGCGTCCCATGGTCGAGATTGACGGACGGCCGGATGGCGCGGTCTCCGCTGATGGGGCGGTGATGGGCACCTATCTGCATGGCCTGTTTGCGAGCGATGCCTATCGCCGCAGCCTGCTCGCGGGTTTCGGCATCGAAGGGGGAGCGACCGACTATCGCCGCTCGGTCGATGCGGCGCTCGATGGGGTCGCGGACGAGCTCGCACGCCTGCTCGATCCGCGCTGGCTCGACGCGCTCCTCGCCTGACGTCCCCACCCTTCGCTCAGATCTCGCCGGAGGCCTCGCGGCGGCGGCGGTCGAGTTCTTCGCTGTAACGACGCAGCGTATGGCTCTCGGTTAACAGTCCGACCACGCGGCGCTCGATCAGATTGTTCACCACCGCCAGCGCATCGCTGCCGCTCTTGTCGAAGAGCGCGGCGGCCTGGCGGGCATTCATGGCCGGCTGCAGGAAGTCGTTCGCATTGCGTATGAACCGGCCGATGCCGGCGTCGTCCTGCCCCGTCTCGACCGGACTGGCATAGACTTCCGGAACGAGGATGACGCCGCCATAGCGGTTGGTCTCGTCCACCACGATCGCCCGTTGGGCCGATCCGAGCGGAAACTCCGCCTTCAGCTCCGCCAGCGTCGCCTTGGAGGAAATGGTGCGCACGTCCGGCCGCATCATCCTTCCGACGGTCAGGTTTCGGATCCAGCCGACATCATGGGCGCTGCGGATGCTTTCCCCGCGCAGATGGAAGCGCCAGGTGGCGAAGGAATAGCCGAAGGTGGTGCGCACGACGAGCGAGGAGGTGAGCACCGCCGCCAGCACCAGGGCGGTGATCGGAAAATCGCCGGTGATCTCCAGCGCCAGGAAGGTCATGGTCAAGGGGCCGCCGATGATGGCCACGGCAAGCGCGCTCATGCCGACGACCGCGTAGATCACCGGGGTCAGCGTCTCGTGCCCGACGATCAGAACGATCAGGCTTGCGTAGAGCTTCCCGAGCAGGGCGCCCATGAACAGCGAGGCGAAGAACAACCCGCCGCGGAAGCCGGAGCCGATCGACACCGCCGTCGCAACGACTTTCATGACGAAGAGCGCCACCAGCATCATGACCGGCGTGTCGTGGCTGAGGTTGAGGTGCAGCGCCCCGTGTCCGCCGGAAAGCACCTGCGGCGAGAGCGTGGCCAGCGCGCCGACCACCAGCCCGCCGATCGGCGGACGCAGCGGGGCGGCGATCGCGCTGCGCCGCGCCAGCTCCTCGGTCAGCGAGACGCCTTTCATGACCAGGATGCCGACGCCGGCGGCAAGGGCGCCGAGGACGATGGCCGGCAGGTAATCGGCCGGCACGACCTCGCCGAAACTGCCGATGTCGATCGTGAAAGAATCGCCCCAGAGGAGACGGGTCACGAGGTTCGCGACGAGGGCGGAGACGACGACAGGTGTCAGCGACACGATCGTATAGGTGCCGATGATCAGCTCGAAGGCGTAGAAGGCGCCGGTCAGGGGGGCGTTGAAGGCGGCGGCGATGGCACCCGCCGCGCCGCAGCCGAGCAGGATCCGAAGATCGCCACGCCGAAGCTCCAGCTTGATCCCAAGCTTGGAGGCGATGCCGGAGGCAAGCTGCGTATAGCCGGCTTCCAGACCGACGGAGGCACCGAAGCCGTTCGAGACGAGGTTCTGCACCGCGACGATAATGCTGTCGGTCAGAGACAGCCGGCCGCCATGCAGGGCGTTGGCCTCGATCGGATCGAGCATCGGCTTCTTTCGCCAGGAGGCCAGCATCAGCATGATCAGGCCGAGCAGGATGCCGCCGACGATGGGTGCGATGAAGGTGGCGATCTCGCCCTTCAGATCGGACGAGCTCAGCCGCTCATATTCGCCGATGCCGAAGATCGTGCGGTGCAGCTGCAGCGACACGAAGCTCATGGCAATGACCGCCAGCCCGGAGGTCAGCCCGACAACAATGCCGGCGAAGACGAGGCCGAGCTCGCTGCGCCGCGCGAAGAGGCGCAGTTCGCTCAGGCGCGTCACCCGGCGCGGCACGGCCGCTAGACGGGCAAGGAGGGGCTTCAGGCGGATCTGCATGCGGCGTGCGGGCCTCATCTGCGCGGCGGTCCGGCGGTCGCCGCTCTCACGCTGTCGAGATAGGGCATCGATTGACTTGATCCAGGCAAAAGCATAACCATCTCTTATGGATGGTTCCCGCCGCCGAGCACGCGTCGGGAGGACGTTTTCTCCTCATCGTCCCGCATGCGGGCGGCAGGGAGAAGGCGGACATGGGAATGTGACGGGATGGACCCAGCCAGGGCATCCTTATCGCAGCCGACCCCGCGACTGTAGAACGGTCAGGGTTCGCCATCCGGTTCGACAGCCGTCGAGCGGCAGATGCCGGCGCATGGGGCGCGGGCGGTGCGGCAGGCGGCAGAGCCGGAAAAGCCACTGGAGCCGCGGTTTTGCGATCAACCGGGGTCGGACGCCTCTTCTTCTACGAATCGTCCACCTCTTCGCAGAACCATCAGGCGCCGGGAAGGCGAGGTGAACCTGCTGGCGGGGAATGGGAGCTCGGTCTCCTGTTCCCCGCCTCCACCCGTGAGCCAGGAGACCTGCCAGCCACAGCGCATTGTCCTTAGGGCGATGCCGGACAGAGGTGCCTGACCGGAGGTTGTCGTGGCGAACAGTGATCTTTCCGGGACGCGCGAGCGCGCCGCCGGCTTCCATTTCTTTCTGCAACTCCCTTCTTTCGGGCACGGGGCGATCATGGCCCGGCAGGCGATGCCGTGAGCGGGCTTTCCGGCGGCACTGTCCTGGTGCTGGGCGGCGCGCGCTCGGGCAAGTCGGCCTTTGCCGAGACCCTGGCGCGCGACAGCGGTCATGCGCGCCACTATCTGGCGACGGGCCGGGCCTTCGATGACGAAATGCAGGCCCGTATTGCCAGCCACCGCTCAAGCCGCGGCGAAGGCTGGACGACGCATGAGGAACCCCTCGATCTCCTCGGCCGTCTTGCTGCGATCGATGATCCGGCCACGGTCGTGCTCGTCGATTGCCTGACGCTGTGGGTCACCAATCTCATGCTGGAGGAGCGCGATGTCGACGCCGAGAGCGCGCGCCTTGCCGCTGCCCTACCGGGTTTTCGCAGCATGCTCGTCTTCGTGTCCAATGAGGTTGGTCTCGGCATCGTGCCGGACAACGCCATGGCCCGGGCGTTCCGCGACCATGCCGGGCGACTTCACCAGATGATCGCGGCTCGGGCCCGCACCGTCTATTTCGTGGCGGCCGGTCTGCCGCTCAAGATGAAAGGTTGATCCATGTCCCACCCCTCGCACGGCAAGATTCCGGCGACCGTCATCACCGGCTTTCTCGGCGCCGGCAAGACGACGATGATCCGCAACATTCTCGAAAACGCCGGTGGCCGCCGTATTGCGCTGATCATCAACGAGTTCGGTGATCTCGGCGTCGATGGCGAGGTTCTCAAAGGCTGCGGCGCTGAAGCCTGCAGCGAGGACGACATCATCGAGCTTACCAATGGCTGCATCTGCTGCACGGTGGCCGACGACTTCATCCCCACCATGACGAAGCTCCTGGAGCGCGAGGGGAGGCCGGACCATATCGTCATCGAGACATCCGGGCTTGCCTTGCCGCAGCCGCTGATCAACGCCTTCAACTGGCCGGAAATCCGCACGCAGGTGACGGTGGATGGCGTGGTCACGGTTGTCGACAGCGCGGCGGTGGCGGCCGGCCGGTTCGCCGATGATCACGACAAGGTCGATGCGCTGCGGGCCGAGGACGATGCGCTCGACCATGAAAGCCCGCTCGAGGAGCTCTTCGAGGATCAGCTGACCGCCGCCGACCTGATCGTCCTCAACAAGACCGACCTGATCGATGCCGACGGGCTTGCCGCCGTGCGCGCGGCCGTGACCGCCCACGGCAACCGCCGGCCGTCAATGATCGAGGCGCGCAACGGCGCGGTCCCGGCCTCGGTCCTGCTTGGCCTCGGGGTCGGCACCGAAGCCGATATCGCCAACCGCAAGTCCCATCACGAGCTGGAGCATGAGGCCGGCGAGGAGCACGACCATGACGAGTTTTCGAGCTTCGTGGTCAGCCTCGGTGCCATCGCCGATCCCGCCGCCTTCGTGTCCCGGCTGAAGAACGTCATCGCCGAGCATGATGTGCTGCGGCTGAAGGGGTTCGTCGAGGTGCCGGCCAAGCCGATGCGGCTGCAGATCCAGGCCGTCGGCAGCCGGGTGGACACCCATTACGACCGCGCCTGGACGCCCGTCGAGCCGCGCGGCACCCGGCTGGTGGTCATCGGTCTCGCCGAAATGGATGAGGCGGCCGTCCGCACCGCCATCGGCGTCGCCGCCGAAGCGGCATCGGCGAAGGCGTGACGATCCGCATGGGGGCGAGGGGCGTCAGCGCAAGGGTGCTTGAGAGCGGGAGCAAGGCTTCCGCCTCGCAACACCCCCTCTGCCTGCCGGCATCTCCCCCACGAGGGGGGAGAGCGCTGGGGGCGCCGGCAGGGCCAGGCCTGAAGCGTCGAGGTCGGCGCGCGCGCGCGATCGAGATTTTGACCCAGACGCGCGCAGGCGGCCAGAACCCCCTCCGCCCGAAAGGAAGCGACGGTCCCACCCCCCGGTCTCTCCTCCCTTGTGGGGGAGATGGCCGGCAGGCCAGAGGGGGACTCTGCCACTTTGCCCTGCCTCGTCCCGTCCGCCATTCCTGCAGCCTGAAAGCCTGATCCATGCATCTCTTGCTTGCCCAGAAGGGGACGATTGCGGATGGGGAGGAGGCGGTGGATCTCGGCCAGTCGCCGGGCGACATTCTCTTCCTCTCTGCCGCGGATACGGAGCTTTCGGCACTCACCGCCGCGCAAGCCGGCGTGACGACCGGCCTCACCCTGCGGGTGGCGAGCCTTCTGTCGCTGAAGCACCCGATGTCGGTCGATGCCTATGTGGAGCGGACGGCGCGTCATGCGCGGTTGATCCTCGTGCGGGCGCTCGGCGGCGCCAGCTATTTCCCCTATCTGCTGGAAGCCCTTCATGCCACCGCTGTTGCCCATCGCATCCCGATTGCGGTTCTGCCCGGCTACGACAAGCCCGATCCGGGGCTCGACGCCGTCTCGACGGTTTCTGCCGAGGACCGGGCGGCGATGCTCGCCTATTTCAGCGAGGGCGGGGCGGAGAACATGGCGCGGCTGCTCGCCTTCGCCGGGGCGCTCGTGACGGGCGCGGAGCGGCCGGGGGCGGCGGTGCCGTTGCTCAAGGCCGGCATCTGGTGGCCGGGCGAGGGCGTGATCGACGCCGCGCGTTGGCAGGCCCTTTCCGGCGGGTCGGAGCGGCCGCTTTCCGCCGTCTGCTTCTATCGTGCGCTCGTCCAGAGCGGCGAGACGAAGGCGATCGACGCGCTGATCGAAGGGCTCGAGGCCGAAGGGCTGCGGGTCCTGCCGATCTTCGTGTCGAGCCTCAAGGACCCGCCGGCGATCGGAACGGTGGAGGCGCTGTTCAGCCAGTCGCCACCCGATATCGTGCTGAATGCCACCGGCTTTGCCGTTTCGGCCCCGGGCTCGGGCAAGAGCGGCACGGTGCTGGAGATGACCGGAGCGCCGGTGCTTCAGCTGGTGCTTTCCGCCTCGACGGAGACGCAGTGGCAGGCTTCCAGCCAGGGGCTGATGGCCCGCGACCTGGCCATGAACGTCGCCCTGCCGGAGGTGGACGGCCGCATCCTCGCCCGCGCCATCTCCTTCAAGGCGCCGGCCCGGCATGATCCGAACGTCGATGCGACGCTGGTCGGCCATCAGCCGCGGGCCGACCGCATCGCCTTCGTCGCCGCGCTTGCCGCCAACTGGGCGCAGCTGCGGCGCATGAAGGCCAAGGATCGGCGGATCGCGCTGGTGCTGGCAAACTATCCCAACCGCGATGGCCGGCTCGGCAACGGCGTCGGGCTCGACACGCCGGCCGGCACGCTTGAAGTGCTGCGCGCCCTTGAGGCCGCCGGCTACCCCGTCGCCGACCTGCCGGAAAGCGGCGATGCCCTGATCACGCACCTGATGGAAGGGCCGACCAATGCCGCGCGCGACGGCCGCGTGGTGCGGGAAAAGCTTTCCCTCAACGACTACAGGGACTTCCTCGCCAGCCTTCCCCTTCAGATTCAAGATGAGATCGCGGCCCGCTGGGGCGCGCCGGAGGCCGATCCCTTCTTCCACGATGGCGCCTTCGCCCTGCCGCTTGCCCGCTTCGGCGCCGTCATGGTCGGAATCCAACCCGCGCGCGGCTATGAGATCGACCCGAAGGAGACCTATCATTCGCCGGATCTCGTGCCGCCGCATGGCTATCTGGCGGTCTACGCCTTCCTGCGCCGCGTGTTCCGGGCGTCCGCCATCGTCCACATGGGCAAGCACGGCAATCTCGAATGGCTGCCGGGCAAGGCGCTGGCGCTTTCCGAACTCTGCTATCCGGAGGCGATCCTCGGTCCTGTGCCGCATCTCTATCCGTTTATCGTCAACGATCCCGGCGAGGGCACCCAGGCCAAGCGCCGCACCAGCGCCGTCATCGTCGACCATCTGACGCCGCCGCTGACAAGGGCCGAAAGCTACGGTGCCTTGAAGGACCTGGAGGCGCTGGTCGATGAATATTACGACGCGGCCGGCGGCGATCCGCGCCGCCTGCGGCTGCTTTCCCGCCAAATCCTCGACTTGGTGCGCGACATCGGGCTCGATGCCGATGCCGGGATCGCCGCAGGCGACGGCGAAACGGAGGCGCTGAAAAAGCTCGATGCCTACCTCTGCGACCTGAAGGAGATGCAGATTCGCGACGGTCTGCACATCTTCGGCATATCGCCGACCGGCCGGCTGCTGACCGATCTGACCGTCTCGCTTGCCCGTGTGCCGCGTGGTGCGGGCGAGGGCGGTGACGCCAGCCTGCAGCGCGCCATCGCCCGCGATGCCGGCCTCGCGGACTTGAATGGGAATCCCTTCGACCCGCTCGACTGCGACCCGTCCGACCTCTGGTCGGGTGCTCGACCGCCCGCGTTGGAGAGCGTGGACGACGCGCCCTGGCGCAGTGCCGGCGACACGGTGGAGCGGATCGAGCGTCTGGCGTCAGGGCTCGTTGCGGGCGCGATTGCCTGTCCCGATGGCTGGAGCGCGACGCGTGCCGTGCTGGACATGGTCGAAACGCGGCTGAAGCCGGCCATCGTCGCTTGCGGCGCGGCCGAGATCCGGGCGCTGATGGACGGGCTCGACGGGCGCTTCGTGCCGCCCGGCCCTTCCGGCGCGCCGACCCGCGGACGGCCGGATGTGCTGCCGACCGGCCGAAACTTCTACTCGGTCGACAGCCGCGCGGTTCCGACGCCGGCCGCCTTCGAGCTCGGCTGCAAGTCGGCCGAGCTTCTGATCCGCCGCTATCTGCAGGACCATGGCGAGTGGCCGACCTCGATCGGGCTGACGGCCTGGGGAACGGCCAATATGCGCACCGGCGGCGACGATCTGGCTCAGGCTCTGGCCCTGATCGGGGCCAAGCCGCTCTGGGATCCGAT
This region includes:
- the cobN gene encoding cobaltochelatase subunit CobN, giving the protein MHLLLAQKGTIADGEEAVDLGQSPGDILFLSAADTELSALTAAQAGVTTGLTLRVASLLSLKHPMSVDAYVERTARHARLILVRALGGASYFPYLLEALHATAVAHRIPIAVLPGYDKPDPGLDAVSTVSAEDRAAMLAYFSEGGAENMARLLAFAGALVTGAERPGAAVPLLKAGIWWPGEGVIDAARWQALSGGSERPLSAVCFYRALVQSGETKAIDALIEGLEAEGLRVLPIFVSSLKDPPAIGTVEALFSQSPPDIVLNATGFAVSAPGSGKSGTVLEMTGAPVLQLVLSASTETQWQASSQGLMARDLAMNVALPEVDGRILARAISFKAPARHDPNVDATLVGHQPRADRIAFVAALAANWAQLRRMKAKDRRIALVLANYPNRDGRLGNGVGLDTPAGTLEVLRALEAAGYPVADLPESGDALITHLMEGPTNAARDGRVVREKLSLNDYRDFLASLPLQIQDEIAARWGAPEADPFFHDGAFALPLARFGAVMVGIQPARGYEIDPKETYHSPDLVPPHGYLAVYAFLRRVFRASAIVHMGKHGNLEWLPGKALALSELCYPEAILGPVPHLYPFIVNDPGEGTQAKRRTSAVIVDHLTPPLTRAESYGALKDLEALVDEYYDAAGGDPRRLRLLSRQILDLVRDIGLDADAGIAAGDGETEALKKLDAYLCDLKEMQIRDGLHIFGISPTGRLLTDLTVSLARVPRGAGEGGDASLQRAIARDAGLADLNGNPFDPLDCDPSDLWSGARPPALESVDDAPWRSAGDTVERIERLASGLVAGAIACPDGWSATRAVLDMVETRLKPAIVACGAAEIRALMDGLDGRFVPPGPSGAPTRGRPDVLPTGRNFYSVDSRAVPTPAAFELGCKSAELLIRRYLQDHGEWPTSIGLTAWGTANMRTGGDDLAQALALIGAKPLWDPMSRRVTGYEIVPLAVLDRPRVDVTLRVSGFFRDAFPDQIALFDSAVRAIGALDEEDADNAIAARIRREVAAMTEKGVPATLAERRASYRVFGAKPGAYGAGLQALIDSDAWEETGELADAYLTWGGYAYGAGEDGKRERDLFEARLSTVQAVVQNQDNREHDLLDSDDYYQFEGGMSTAVLALTGARPAAYHNDHSRPERPVIRSLEEELARVVRARAVNPKWIAGMMRHGYKGAFEIAATVDYLYAFAATTGAVRDAHFEAVYNAYVADETVRRFMEQHNPAAFREMTQTLIRAIDRGLWRPRSNSARFDLSEAGQQKLAS